GGCGGGCTCCGACGAGGTGGGCACGCTGGTCAGCGTGGCCGTGCCGGGCGCGGTGTCGACCTCGACCAGGCCGGCCGGCGTGCGGAACCGCAGCAGGCCGGGCCGCTCCAGCGCGACCGCCGCGGCCACGGTCGCGTGCCCGCAGAACGGCACCTCCACCAGCGGGCTGAAGTAGCGCACGTCGAACTCGCGCTCGTCGGCGCCGGGGAAGACGAAGGCGGTCTCGGAGTAGCCGACCTCGGCGGCGATGCGGAGCATGGCCGCGTCGTCCAACCCGGTAGCGTCCAGCACGACCCCGGCCGGGTTGCCGCCCGCCGGGTCGGTGGTGAAGGAGCTGTAGCGGAGCACTTCGGTCATGCGCACAGCGTCCCCCACGAGCTGTCATCGAGTCCAACGATTCCTTGCGAACGGCCCTATCGGTATTGTCGATCGGGTGGACACCCGCCTCCTGCGCACCCTGCTGGTGCTCGCGCGCACGGGCAGCTTCACCGCCACCGCCGCCGAACTGCACCTCGTGCAGTCCACGGTGACGAGCCAGGTCAAGGCCCTGGAGCGGCACCTGGGCGCGCGTCTGTTCGACCGGCTGCCCAGCGGCGCCCGGCTGACCGAGGCGGGCCGGCAGGCCGTCGAGCACGCCCGCGAGGTGCTGACCGCCGAGCAGCGCCTGCGGGACGCGGTGCGCGGCGGCACGGCCGTGGAGGGCGACGTGCGGGTGGCCGCGCCGGAGTCCATGTGCGCCTACCGGCTGCCGCAGCGCATCGCCGACGTGGCCCTGCGGTTCCCGGGCATCACCGTGCACCTGTCGCCCGCGGGCACCCGGCAGGCGCTGGCCGGGGTCCGCAACGGCACCCTGGACCTGGCCCTGGTGCTGGAGGACTCGCTGGTCGCGCCGGGCCTGCGGGCCACCGCCGTCGGCGTCGAGCCGATCGAGTTGGTGGCCGCGCCCGGCACCGTGGCCGACGAGCGCTACTTCCTGCTGGAGGAGGGCTGCTCCTACTGCGACCGGTTCGTGCGCGAGCTGCCCGCCACGCCGAGCATCACCCGGTTCGGCAGCATCGAGGCCGTGCGGTCGTGCGCGGTGGCGGGCCTGGGCCGGACCGTGCTGCCGCGGGTGGCGGTGGCCGAGCAGCTGGACGCGGGCACGCTGCAGCGCGTGCGCGAGCTGCCGGACACCACGCTGTTCCTGGTCACCGACCCGCGCCGGACGCCGTCCGCGGCCGTGCGGGCGGTGACCGAGGCGATCAGCTAGGGCGCGTCCAGCTCCACGAGCATCCCCTCGCAGCTGCGCACCACCACGGCCGCGGCCCGCCGCTGCGCGTGGTCCAGCGCGGGGTCGGCCGCCTGACCGCGCCAGCGGGCCAGCGCGTCGAGCACGACGTGCCGCAGCTCCGGGCCGGTCGGCTCGTGCTCCACGCCCAGCCGCACCGCGAGGTCCGTGCCCAGGCCGCCGACCAGCCGGGACGCCTCCGCCTCCAGCCCGCCGGGCAGCCGGGTGCGCCCGCTGTGCAGCGCGGCCAGCAGCCGCAGCTCGC
This portion of the Saccharothrix syringae genome encodes:
- a CDS encoding LysR family transcriptional regulator, whose product is MDTRLLRTLLVLARTGSFTATAAELHLVQSTVTSQVKALERHLGARLFDRLPSGARLTEAGRQAVEHAREVLTAEQRLRDAVRGGTAVEGDVRVAAPESMCAYRLPQRIADVALRFPGITVHLSPAGTRQALAGVRNGTLDLALVLEDSLVAPGLRATAVGVEPIELVAAPGTVADERYFLLEEGCSYCDRFVRELPATPSITRFGSIEAVRSCAVAGLGRTVLPRVAVAEQLDAGTLQRVRELPDTTLFLVTDPRRTPSAAVRAVTEAIS